A window of Paenibacillus phoenicis genomic DNA:
TATCACCGGGGTTCGTCGCCGCTGGCGGAGTTGTGGTGGAACGGCTTGCTAACCGGCGCACAGCCGCCGGATATTCAAGGCAGTGCGACGGAGCTGGATCAGCTGAGTGCAGACATCGCTGCTGCTGGCGGCGGACGTCCCCGAGCTGAGGAAACCGAGACCGGCGGTCTGGAAACGGGAAGCTTGCGCCTCTGCCTGCGTGTGGAACCGTATCAGGATGGTCATGGCGAGACCGCGGAGGGTGAAGCAGCGACTGCACTTTGGCGGCTAAGCTTCTGGGCTGAGGGAGCTGAGAATCCCAGCGTGCTGCTGCCAGCCGGGCTCATCTGGAGCTATCCCGGGCCCGACATGGAAATTCACGGTCTTCTGTACCGGAACGTACAGGAGAACTTCCTGCTGCGGCTGAGCAAAGCAGCTGGGGTATCCCGGGAAGTGGCCGCAGCGATGGAGCACCCGCGCCCGCAGGATCTGCTCATGGACCCCAAGGACCTGATTGCGTTCTTAAGCAAGTCGGTGCCGGCGCTGCGCAAGCTTGGCGTGAACGTGCAAATGCCAAGCCGCTGGACCCGGGAGGGACGGCGTTCCGCCAGCATCCGTATCAGAACCCGAGGGTTCGCGAGCGGGATGCCGGAGGGCGGTGGTGACGGGATGCCAAGGCTGGGAGTGGATCAGCTGGTCGCTTTTGAAGCGGAGGCGCTGCTTGGGGGGCGTGAGCTTACCCGGGAAGAGTTGATGGAGCTGGCGTCGGCGAAGCTGCCGCTCGTTTTTTTTCGCGGCGAATGGATTGAAGTGGATGCGAAGGAGATCCGGCAGGTGCTGAAGTTCATGAAGCGCCATGAAAACGGCACCTTGACCTTCCGCGAATTGATGCACCTCGCTTCCGGCGATCAGGAAGTCCAACTGGAGGGCGTGAACATCGCCGGCATCGAAACCACCGGGATGTTGTCTATCCTGATGACAGGCGGAGCTGTTCGGCAACTCCATCCGCGTCCGGTGCCATCCGGATTAAACGGAACGCTGCGCCCCTATCAGGAACGTGGATACCAGTGGCTGGTCACGATGCGCGAGCTGGGTTTCGGTGCATTGCTGGCCGACGATATGGGTTTGGGGAAAACGGTGCAGGTGATCTCCGTGTTGTTGGATGGCGTTCAGCAGGCAGGGGCCAAAAGCTTGATCATCTGTCCGACTTCTTTGCTAGGCAACTGGCAACGGGAGTTTTCCCGGTTTGCTCCGGGGCTAAAGCTATACGTGCACCACGGGAGCGACCGTTACCGCGAGGAGCGGTTCTTGCAGGAGTACCGGGCATGCGATGTGGTTCTGACGACGTATCAGCTGGCCGGCCGCGATGCGAAGGAGCTGCGTTCGGCGGAATGGACGACGGTGGTGCTGGACGAAGCCCAGTACATCAAAAATTACGGAACCAAGCAAGCGCAAAGCGTGATGAAGCTCAGCGCGCCTCACCGAATCGCCATGACGGGCACCCCGGTGGAGAATAGGCTCAGCGAATTGTGGTCGATTTTTCAATTCCTGAACCCGGGATACTTAGGCACGCATGCCTCGTTTCGGACGCGTTACACCGGGTCTGGGGGAGAACAGCAAGCAGCCGAGCTGCAGAAGCTGCGGAAGTTGGTTGCGCCGTTTCTGCTGCGCCGGCTCAAGAGCGATCCGGACATCCGCAAGGACTTGCCGGAGAAAATCGAGCTGAAATCGTATTGCTCGTTAACCGTTGAACAGGCTCGCTTGTATCAATCGGTGACGGCGGAGCTGCTGGATCAGATCGGAAGCCAGAGCGGCATCGCCCGCAAAGGATTGGTGTTATCTTCGCTGACCCGGTTAAAGCAAATTTGTGATCATCCCGAGCTGGTTGTAGGAAGCCGGCCTGCGAAGACGGCCGCTTTTGGCCGCTCCGGCAAAATGGAACGGCTCGGCGAGCTGCTTGACATGATTATGGACAACGGAGAAGGGGCGCTGATCTTCACGCAATACGTACGGATGGGTGAACTGCTGCAGGAGCGATTAACGGAGCGGTATGGTGTACGGCCGTTTTTTCTGCACGGCGGGGTGCCGAAGGCCGAGCGGGATCAGATGGTCCGGGCTTTTCAGGAGGGCGAAGGCTCGCCGATTTTCGTGTTATCGCTGAAGGCTGGCGGCGTCGGCCTTAACCTGACCCGGGCGAATCATGTGGTCCACTATGACCGGTGGTGGAATCCGGCGGTGGAAAACCAGGCGACGGACCGGGTATTCCGGATCGGGCAGCAAAAGAACGTCGAGGTACATAAGCTGATCTGCCAAGGAACGCTGGAGGAACGAATCGACGAATTAATCGAGCGAAAAAAAACGCTGTCTGAGCAGGTGGTTGGCTCCGGTGAGCAATGGCTGACGGAAATGAGCGACGAGGAGCTGCGCAACCTGATCGTGCTGCAGGAAAGCGGACTGTTCCCGGAGGGAGCGTTTGGTTGAGCGAAAAAGATAGGATGCCGAAACAATAAGCTTGCTGAGACTTGCTGAGAGGAGGAACACGCATGACCAGGCCCAAGACGAACGCGCAGGAACTTGCCCAGCCGGTTGTCCGCTATGAAGCCGGCGGGCTGCAAGTGGAACTGGAACGGGATCATGTGGTGTTGATCCCGCTGGCCCCAGCCGCAGAGCAGGAAAAGCAAGCGCTGCTGCGCCAGCTCGCGGAGCGGCCGCGCCTTGTGGTGGCGCTGGCCGAAAGCGGGGCCGGCGGCATTGCGAAGCTGCTGCCGGCAGATCGTGCGCCAGGCGCGCCTGGCGGCGTGCGCTGCGCGTGCGGCGACCCCGGCTGCGCCCGGCTGGCGCCGGCGCTGGCCGCTGCGCGTGCGGCCTGGGCGGCCGACGCCGAGCTGCGGCTGCGCCAGCTCGGCTGGACGCGCGAGGCGCTGCTCGCCGCCGTCTGGGCGGCCTGGGCCGCCGAGGCGCCGCTGGCGGACGCCGAAGCGGCGCTGCGCCGTGCCGCCGGGCCGCGCGAAGGCGCCCGGCGCGAGGCCGCCGGCCCGGGCGGTCCGCCGCTGGCCGAGCGGCTGGCAGAGGCAGCCGAGCAAGGCCGGCTGCACCAGCCCGGGCCGGAGTTCCACGACGTCGACGTGGAACTCGGCCCTGCGGGCCCGCCGGCGGCAGGCAAACAGCCGCCGGCGGGCCGGACCCGCGCCGTGGGCAGCGCTGCTGCCCGGCGTGCGGGGGGCGGCGACGGGGCTGTCGCTCGTCGCCGAGCGGGTCATGCAGCGGGCGGAGGAACTCGCCGCCCCGCTGCGGCGCAAGCCGGACTGACTGCTGTGCACGGTCAGTCCGGCCAAGCGCCGCCTCGCACGGCGGCGCCCAGAGGCGCCCAGAGGCGCCTTATCGCGCTACGGCCTGTGGGCCCGCCTCTTGGGCGTCCCCCTCACACATGCCCCAAAATGTTCATTTCCCACCTCTCCACACCCCATTCATGGGCTGGTTCGGCAAACTTCTTCACCCCGCACTTTCACCGAATGGAAAGGATATTGTACCATCAAAATCAGCAGATCTCGTGCAGCCAAGGCCAGTGTTCCTTAGGAGCACAAAGGGGCATTTGAGGTCCCGTAATTGGAGCTTGATGGCCGCTGTGAACCTTAAGAAGCCGCTTCCTGAGTCGCAGGACGGTTTCATGGGGGTGCAAAATCTGGTATGATTATGAATATTTCGCGGGGAGGAATCATGTCATGAAAATTTTACAACGCTTGAAAGACGGTGCGGGCAAGGTTACCGATCGCGCGCAAAATGTCGTGGAGATTAGTAAACTAAATACTCAAATTTCAAATATCGAACGTGAGCTTGGTTTATATTTTCATAAAATGGGCGAAGTGTTCTATGAGGCTTATCGGAAGAAGGATATGGCCGCAGCGGAAAAAGAGATGCTCGAGCTGGCCAAAACCTGCGATTTGCTGACGGAAGAACGCGACGAAATTCGGATGAAAATCGCCGAGCTCAAAAATGAACGCTTATGCGGCGCCTGCGGCCGGAACGTGGCGGAAGACGCCTTGTTCTGCCAATACTGCGGCCATAAGCTGGCCGTGGCGAAGAAGGCCGTTCCGACCGAGCTGCTGAAGCCGGTGCAGAAGCCGGTGAAGTCCCCGGCAGCCAGCGAGGCGGCCGCTAGCGCCGAGCCGCCTGTGATGAAGCGGGTCGAGGTAGACGAGATGGATACGTTGGAGCTTGCCGCGTCCCTCGTTCGGGAGAAAGCAGAGCAACGGGAGTCGGCGCCCGTATCTGGAGCGGTGGAGCCGATCGATCCTGAGGAAGAGGAGCGTCTCCAACGCGAGCTGGAGCGGGAACGCAGACGTCAGGAGGAGCTGGATCGCCGCATTCGCAGTTGGAAGCAGGACGCCGCCGCTCCGCAGCCGGAGAGTTCGGCGGAACCTGAACTCATCATCGGCGGGGTGGCCACGGTGAAATGCCAAATCTGCTCGTCGACGCTGGTAAAAGGGACAAAATGGTGCCCGCATTGCGGCTCAGAACAAATCTAGTATTTTAACGCTGGATCGCCGGCTTAAAGAAAGTTCATCAGGTTGTCATAAAATCCACTGCCGCAGCAGCACGCTGATTCGTAGTAATAGCTAAGAGCATGCGGTCTACGCCGGCACGGCGGCCCAGGGGCTGGGTGAGATGAAGCAGCTCCGCAGCTGTCGTGCCGTTTTTCTTATCGCGGGCGTTCGGCTTTAAGTGGATGCTCCCGCCTGCGGCAGGGGATGCTATACCGCATAGAACATGATACAGGAGCGTGCAGCACATGGAATGCATTGTACATTTTGACGTCGTACATAAGGATGAAGTGAAGCACTTGCGCGGACTACTCTTCCTCGATCAAGGGAAGACTCCGAGTGAAGCTGACTATCTGCAAATGTTTGACGAGATGGGATATAAGCTGCGTTTGGAGGATCGGAAGAATCTTGTGTTCAAGCCAACGGAAGCCGGTGCGGATTACAGCGAGATCCGGGTACGCCGCCTCGACACGGGGGAGAAGACGTACAAGGAAGACGGCGAATTAAAAACGCTGCTCACCCATCTTTTGCCGCAAGAGCCGAAGCCGCTTTAAACCAGTCTCTGGCGCGGTTTGACGGCACTGCTTCTCGCAGGGCTTTGCAAAGTTTTCACAGAACCCTAAAAGATTCCTCTTTCTCTACCCGGGCGGAATGCGTTATACTTCTAGCATTGGTTAAATGCGAATCCATGAATTTTCCGTATAAGTGCAGGAATTGGCCTGCACGTCTCTACCTGATCACCGGAATGATCGGACTACGGAAAGTACCGCCGTGCATGTGCCCGGGAACCAAGGGGATCAGCTATAAGCTTTCGCTGCCCTGATCGCTGGTTTTGCTATTCGGGTTTATTAGGTGCTTTCTAAATTTAAAGTCCATTTCCGTTGAGAAATGGGCTTTTTTGCGTTTAGTTCATGTGATGAATTATTAGAGGAAAGGGGACACAGGAATGAAGCTGCTGAGAGACAAGGTGATGGCAGAAGGGATTGTACTGGGGAACCAGGTGTTGAAAGTAGATTCGTTTCTTAACCATCAAATGGATCCGGTGCTGATGAAGGAGATTGGGGCTGAGTTCGCCCGGCGCTTTGCCGAAGAAGGCATCACGAAGGTGCTGACGATTGAATCCTCGGGGATTGCCCCGGCGATCATGACCGCGCTGGAGCTGAATGTGCCGATGATCTTTGCCCGCAAGCATCAATCCTTGACGCTGAAGGACAACATTTTTGTGGAAAAAGTCTACTCGTTCACCAAGCGGGAAACCAACGAGATCACCGTATCGAAAAAGTTTCTGCGTGCAGAGGATCGGGTGCTGATCGTGGACGACTTTTTGGCGAACGGCGAGGCGGCCTTTGGACTAGCCCGCATCGTGGAGAAAGCCGGAGCTTCGGTCGCCGGCATCGGGATCGTCATTGAGAAGTCGTTCCAACCGGGAGCCCGGCTGCTTACGGAAGCAGGGTACCGCGTTGAATCGCTTGTTCGGGTTGCCTCGCTGGAAGACGGTGCGGTGACTTTCGTTGAGGATACACCGAATTATTCATGAGATGAACTAATCATCGGGGAGGAACCAGAATTCTATGGAACGCGAACGTATTTTTCAGAAACACCGTCATCCGCTAAAAACCTTTTCGCTAGGCTTGCAGCACGTATTGGCTATGTATGCCGGGGCTGTGATCGTACCGCTGATCGTTGGAGGCGCGCTGAACTTCACTAACCAACAGCTGACTTACCTGATCGCTATCGACTTGTTGGCTTGCGGTGTAGCTACGCTGCTTCAAGTCTGGGGGAACCGCCTGTTTGGCATCGGGCTTCCGGTGATGCTGGGCTGCGCTTTTCAGGCCGTGTCGCCGATGATTGCCATCGGGCTGACAGACGGCGCAGGGGTCTCCGCCATTTACGGTGCGATTATTGCCTCCGGGCTGTTTGTTTTCCTCTTTGCCGGTTTGTTCGGCAAGCTGATTGCGTTGTTTCCGCCGGTCGTCACTGGCTCCGTGGTCACTATTATCGGTGTCACGCTGATTCCGGTGGCGATTTCGGATCTTGGCGGCGGCAGTCCGGGTGAGAATCCCGACTTTGGGAGCCCGCTTAATCTTGCGCTTGGATTTGGGGTATTGCTGTTCGTTATTTTGATGAACCGCTTTGCCAAGGGCTTTCCGCGTTCCATCTCCGTCTTGCTGGGTCTGATTGCAGGGACGCTGGTGGCTGCGCTCGCCGGGAAAGTAGATTTGACGCCGCTGAAGGAAGCCAGCTGGTTTCATGCGGTACAACCGTTTTATTTTGGTGCACCTACGTTCCACGCTTCAGCGATTCTGACGATGATTCTGGTGGCGATCGTGAGCGTTGCCGAGTCGACCGGCGTATTTATGGCGCTTGGAAAAATCGTGGATAAAGAGATTACGGATAAGGATTTGACGCGGGGGTATCGGGCGGAAGGGCTGGCGATCATGCTCGGCGGGATATTTAACTCGTTTCCGTATACGACATATTCCCAAAATGTCGGGCTTGTCCAAATGAGCCGGGTGAAAACCCGCGACGTGATCGTAGTGGCCGGTACGCTGCTGATCTTGATCGGCTTCGTGCCGAAGATCGCCGCATTAACGCAGCTGGTACCTACGTCGGTGCTCGGCGGAGCGATGATCGCGTTGTTTGGTCTTGTTTTGTCCTCCGGGATTCGGATGTTGGGCGACCAAGTGGATTTGAACCGGCATGAAAACCTGCTGATCATCGCTTGTTCCGTCGGCATGGGTCTGGGTGTGACCGTGCTGCCTGAACTGTTCGACCGGCTGCCGGCCGCGCTGCGGATTCTGGTGGACAATGGCATCGTCGCCGGCAGCTTTACGGCGATTGTGATGAATTTGCTGTTTAACGGTTGGAAGGGTCAGCGCAAGGCAGCTGTGCTGAATGGGGCCGCTGAACCAAGCGAATCCGTCAAAGCTACAGCGTAAAAAGTGCCTCGGTCTAGCCGGAGAATTACATCCGTTGCAGTTGCTTTTCCGCGAGTTCGCCGATCCAAGGCAGCTTCAGCCATTTGCCCTGGAGCGCAGCCAGCATCATGATAATCCAAAGCGTAACGCCCAGCAGGGTCAGCAG
This region includes:
- a CDS encoding DEAD/DEAH box helicase, with product MNQRLYGIWLGDVLFCFSGEVSESKVDAWTAVLRRKELEPGVRPFQHAVLRLAEVRYPVSSVRRSYKNGERRSLIGRSLEGLALPVPEAWRLLLHWDESVWEEQGIKPGAEMSYWSKAAKFALELLLRGRIAPSIRPVAATGRRRGSQGQMRAAWGPLLTEPADEARFRRLAGAMPPICIAAVQTGAGASSEDEGTLEDRQMAVLHSFLTAMIDHEARGAVQDLGRKLNASRADYHRGSSPLAELWWNGLLTGAQPPDIQGSATELDQLSADIAAAGGGRPRAEETETGGLETGSLRLCLRVEPYQDGHGETAEGEAATALWRLSFWAEGAENPSVLLPAGLIWSYPGPDMEIHGLLYRNVQENFLLRLSKAAGVSREVAAAMEHPRPQDLLMDPKDLIAFLSKSVPALRKLGVNVQMPSRWTREGRRSASIRIRTRGFASGMPEGGGDGMPRLGVDQLVAFEAEALLGGRELTREELMELASAKLPLVFFRGEWIEVDAKEIRQVLKFMKRHENGTLTFRELMHLASGDQEVQLEGVNIAGIETTGMLSILMTGGAVRQLHPRPVPSGLNGTLRPYQERGYQWLVTMRELGFGALLADDMGLGKTVQVISVLLDGVQQAGAKSLIICPTSLLGNWQREFSRFAPGLKLYVHHGSDRYREERFLQEYRACDVVLTTYQLAGRDAKELRSAEWTTVVLDEAQYIKNYGTKQAQSVMKLSAPHRIAMTGTPVENRLSELWSIFQFLNPGYLGTHASFRTRYTGSGGEQQAAELQKLRKLVAPFLLRRLKSDPDIRKDLPEKIELKSYCSLTVEQARLYQSVTAELLDQIGSQSGIARKGLVLSSLTRLKQICDHPELVVGSRPAKTAAFGRSGKMERLGELLDMIMDNGEGALIFTQYVRMGELLQERLTERYGVRPFFLHGGVPKAERDQMVRAFQEGEGSPIFVLSLKAGGVGLNLTRANHVVHYDRWWNPAVENQATDRVFRIGQQKNVEVHKLICQGTLEERIDELIERKKTLSEQVVGSGEQWLTEMSDEELRNLIVLQESGLFPEGAFG
- a CDS encoding zinc ribbon domain-containing protein; its protein translation is MKILQRLKDGAGKVTDRAQNVVEISKLNTQISNIERELGLYFHKMGEVFYEAYRKKDMAAAEKEMLELAKTCDLLTEERDEIRMKIAELKNERLCGACGRNVAEDALFCQYCGHKLAVAKKAVPTELLKPVQKPVKSPAASEAAASAEPPVMKRVEVDEMDTLELAASLVREKAEQRESAPVSGAVEPIDPEEEERLQRELERERRRQEELDRRIRSWKQDAAAPQPESSAEPELIIGGVATVKCQICSSTLVKGTKWCPHCGSEQI
- a CDS encoding xanthine phosphoribosyltransferase, with the protein product MKLLRDKVMAEGIVLGNQVLKVDSFLNHQMDPVLMKEIGAEFARRFAEEGITKVLTIESSGIAPAIMTALELNVPMIFARKHQSLTLKDNIFVEKVYSFTKRETNEITVSKKFLRAEDRVLIVDDFLANGEAAFGLARIVEKAGASVAGIGIVIEKSFQPGARLLTEAGYRVESLVRVASLEDGAVTFVEDTPNYS
- a CDS encoding nucleobase:cation symporter-2 family protein, translated to MERERIFQKHRHPLKTFSLGLQHVLAMYAGAVIVPLIVGGALNFTNQQLTYLIAIDLLACGVATLLQVWGNRLFGIGLPVMLGCAFQAVSPMIAIGLTDGAGVSAIYGAIIASGLFVFLFAGLFGKLIALFPPVVTGSVVTIIGVTLIPVAISDLGGGSPGENPDFGSPLNLALGFGVLLFVILMNRFAKGFPRSISVLLGLIAGTLVAALAGKVDLTPLKEASWFHAVQPFYFGAPTFHASAILTMILVAIVSVAESTGVFMALGKIVDKEITDKDLTRGYRAEGLAIMLGGIFNSFPYTTYSQNVGLVQMSRVKTRDVIVVAGTLLILIGFVPKIAALTQLVPTSVLGGAMIALFGLVLSSGIRMLGDQVDLNRHENLLIIACSVGMGLGVTVLPELFDRLPAALRILVDNGIVAGSFTAIVMNLLFNGWKGQRKAAVLNGAAEPSESVKATA